One Leptospira levettii genomic window carries:
- a CDS encoding MBOAT family O-acyltransferase: MIFSDFEYFVFFLFVFFTVWYLFPALFSNQSKETRILHIFLLISSYFFYMSWDYRFGALILLSTAIDFYVGLKLANETREKIRYYLLLFSLITNLVFILGFFKYYNFVVTSMNSVTGVLLGEEFLPVLKIILPAGISFFTFQSLSYTIDVYRKEIPAETDFIRFALFVSFFPQLVAGPIVTARTFMPQLYSPKKLEDIEFRVAIRFFMLGYFKKAVLSDMVAPTIDAIYANPAGHHAYALLIAAALGGIQVYLDFSGYSDMAIGSAMLLGYKLPTNFNLPFIATSVSGFWRRWHMTLNSWLRDYIYIPMGGSRVTSVRRKFNLWFTMFVSGVWHGAQWTFVFWGSLNGFFYVLEEIWKEWFPDKKDSTSGQSSLLVQIPVWLFQNVLNNSIFFLGAVFFRSLTWENAWIHLKGIFLFQDGNLRPYMWKDFLWIIGFLTIGHAIGYFLFEKGKGKKIPASFEFAMYPILFLVLNLATPENSVPFIYFQF; encoded by the coding sequence TTGATCTTTTCTGATTTTGAATACTTTGTCTTCTTCCTTTTTGTCTTTTTTACCGTTTGGTATTTGTTCCCAGCACTCTTTTCGAACCAATCTAAAGAAACTCGCATCTTACATATATTCTTACTCATTAGTAGTTATTTTTTCTACATGTCTTGGGATTATCGTTTTGGTGCACTGATATTATTATCCACCGCCATTGACTTTTATGTGGGTCTCAAACTTGCAAATGAAACAAGAGAAAAAATCAGATATTATTTATTACTCTTTAGTTTGATCACAAATTTAGTTTTTATCCTAGGTTTTTTTAAATACTATAACTTCGTTGTGACTTCGATGAACTCCGTCACAGGTGTATTGTTAGGTGAAGAGTTTTTGCCGGTTTTAAAAATCATTTTGCCAGCAGGCATTTCCTTTTTTACATTCCAATCCTTATCGTATACGATTGATGTGTACCGCAAAGAAATTCCCGCGGAAACTGATTTTATTCGGTTTGCCTTATTTGTGAGTTTTTTCCCACAACTTGTTGCAGGTCCCATTGTCACGGCAAGGACATTTATGCCTCAGTTGTATAGTCCTAAAAAATTAGAAGACATTGAATTTCGAGTTGCCATTCGTTTTTTTATGTTAGGTTATTTCAAAAAAGCTGTTTTGTCAGATATGGTTGCACCCACTATCGATGCCATATACGCAAATCCAGCAGGTCATCATGCTTATGCTTTGCTGATAGCGGCAGCTCTTGGTGGAATCCAAGTCTATTTGGATTTTAGTGGGTATTCGGATATGGCAATCGGAAGTGCCATGTTACTCGGATATAAATTGCCTACCAATTTTAATTTACCATTTATCGCCACATCGGTATCTGGCTTTTGGCGTAGGTGGCATATGACACTTAATTCTTGGTTACGAGATTATATTTATATCCCTATGGGTGGAAGCCGTGTAACTTCTGTACGTCGTAAGTTTAATTTATGGTTTACCATGTTTGTGAGTGGCGTTTGGCATGGTGCCCAATGGACATTTGTGTTCTGGGGATCTCTTAATGGATTTTTTTATGTTTTGGAAGAGATTTGGAAAGAGTGGTTTCCAGACAAAAAAGATTCAACTTCTGGCCAATCTTCGTTACTCGTTCAAATTCCTGTTTGGCTGTTTCAAAATGTACTCAATAATTCCATTTTCTTTTTAGGTGCGGTTTTTTTCCGCTCGCTTACTTGGGAAAATGCATGGATCCACTTAAAAGGGATTTTCCTTTTCCAAGATGGAAATTTACGTCCCTATATGTGGAAGGATTTCCTTTGGATCATTGGTTTTCTGACGATTGGACATGCCATCGGTTATTTTCTCTTTGAAAAGGGGAAAGGGAAAAAAATCCCAGCCAGTTTTGAATTTGCGATGTATCCTATTCTGTTTCTTGTCTTAAATTTAGCTACACCCGAAAACTCGGTTCCGTTCATTTACTTTCAGTTCTAA
- a CDS encoding PilZ domain-containing protein: MYFVAMESERRLPRISPGDFSEFEVHLDLEGITLFGKLGNISEEGLCFLGEDDLLSDEIESSVLGSIVWSKGTKRLFFEGTIMWTQTSKIKNVIYHIAGIQFLEKINLTDSMLARSLEIK; this comes from the coding sequence ATGTATTTTGTTGCTATGGAAAGTGAGCGAAGGCTTCCCAGAATTTCCCCAGGTGATTTTTCCGAATTTGAAGTCCATTTGGATCTCGAAGGGATCACCTTATTTGGAAAATTAGGAAACATATCCGAGGAAGGACTCTGTTTTTTGGGAGAAGATGATTTACTCAGTGATGAAATTGAATCATCGGTACTCGGGAGTATTGTTTGGTCAAAAGGCACAAAACGGTTGTTTTTTGAGGGGACCATCATGTGGACCCAAACTTCCAAAATCAAAAACGTCATTTATCATATCGCTGGAATTCAATTTTTAGAAAAAATCAATTTAACTGACTCGATGCTCGCAAGAAGTTTGGAGATAAAATGA
- a CDS encoding transketolase family protein, giving the protein MGAPSQSTADKKATRDAYGEALVELGASRQDVVVLDADLSGSTKTADFKKKFPERFFNVGVAEQNLVGHAAGLALSGFVPFASSFAMFLSGRAWEVVRNSVVYPKLNVKLVASHGGITVGEDGASHQCIEDFAIMRVIPEMTVICPSDFNETKQVIHAIADYKGPVYVRVGRPAIPVIERENYKFQIGKAEVMSEGKDVCIIANGVMVNEAMKAVTLLKEKGISATLLNMATIKPLDKETIIAKAKECGAVVTCEEHNVIGGLGSAVSELLSEEYPVPVIKVGMKDTFGKSGTWSGLLDYFGLRAKDVVSHAELAISKKKK; this is encoded by the coding sequence ATGGGAGCACCTAGCCAATCAACAGCGGACAAAAAAGCAACAAGAGATGCATACGGCGAAGCCTTAGTTGAGTTAGGTGCATCAAGACAAGATGTGGTAGTTTTAGATGCGGACCTTTCTGGTTCCACAAAAACTGCTGACTTCAAAAAGAAGTTTCCTGAAAGATTTTTTAACGTAGGTGTCGCAGAACAAAATTTAGTTGGTCATGCGGCAGGTCTTGCACTTTCAGGGTTTGTTCCCTTTGCATCAAGTTTTGCTATGTTTTTATCAGGACGTGCCTGGGAAGTTGTAAGGAACAGTGTCGTTTATCCAAAGTTAAACGTAAAACTAGTAGCTTCTCACGGTGGTATCACAGTTGGAGAAGATGGTGCTTCTCACCAATGTATTGAAGACTTTGCCATTATGCGTGTCATTCCAGAAATGACTGTCATTTGTCCATCTGACTTCAATGAAACCAAACAAGTGATTCATGCCATTGCCGATTACAAAGGCCCTGTGTATGTCCGAGTGGGAAGACCTGCGATTCCTGTCATCGAACGAGAAAACTACAAATTCCAAATTGGAAAAGCAGAAGTGATGTCAGAAGGAAAAGACGTTTGTATCATTGCCAATGGTGTGATGGTGAACGAAGCCATGAAGGCAGTGACTCTTTTAAAAGAAAAGGGAATCAGTGCTACACTTCTCAATATGGCAACAATCAAACCTTTGGATAAAGAGACCATCATCGCCAAAGCAAAAGAATGTGGTGCTGTTGTGACTTGTGAAGAACACAATGTCATTGGTGGCCTTGGTTCTGCTGTATCTGAACTTTTATCTGAAGAGTATCCTGTTCCAGTCATCAAAGTTGGAATGAAAGATACATTCGGAAAATCTGGAACTTGGAGTGGACTTCTCGATTATTTTGGCCTTCGTGCTAAAGATGTAGTTTCCCACGCGGAACTTGCTATTTCCAAAAAGAAAAAATAG
- a CDS encoding nucleoside-diphosphate sugar epimerase: MKILLLGGTGLVGKQVLLSLLFYPQIKKVIVWARHFENSSKPNLPIEVIKVTWEDFQSGKVSVPDGIDAVFCCLGTTIGKAGSQEKFREIDYDYPLLAAKQAKEKNVPGFYVITAMGSDANSSIFYNRVKGELEKELMALSFPFLGIFRPSLLIGEREELRIGEKVGEVLGHIIPFGLFGLKKYKPIQAEYVAKSMIYSLLHDKPTNPSKPMVKIYENDNLWEIGKDHSF; this comes from the coding sequence ATGAAAATATTGTTACTTGGTGGTACAGGTCTTGTCGGTAAACAAGTGTTACTTTCACTTCTATTTTACCCACAGATCAAAAAAGTGATCGTATGGGCTCGTCATTTTGAAAACTCATCCAAACCAAATCTTCCCATTGAAGTGATCAAAGTCACTTGGGAAGATTTCCAGTCAGGTAAAGTGAGTGTACCTGATGGTATTGATGCCGTGTTTTGTTGTTTAGGTACAACCATCGGCAAAGCTGGGAGTCAGGAGAAATTTAGAGAAATTGATTATGACTATCCACTCCTTGCCGCAAAACAAGCGAAGGAAAAAAATGTCCCAGGCTTTTATGTCATTACAGCAATGGGTTCCGATGCAAATTCTTCCATTTTTTACAACCGAGTAAAAGGAGAATTGGAAAAGGAATTAATGGCACTTTCGTTTCCTTTTTTAGGAATCTTTAGGCCATCCCTTCTCATTGGAGAACGAGAAGAACTTCGGATTGGGGAAAAAGTTGGTGAGGTGCTTGGTCACATCATTCCATTTGGATTATTTGGTTTGAAAAAATACAAACCCATCCAAGCAGAATATGTTGCTAAATCGATGATATATTCCCTGTTACATGACAAACCAACAAATCCATCCAAACCGATGGTAAAAATTTATGAAAACGATAATCTGTGGGAGATCGGTAAGGACCATTCTTTTTGA
- a CDS encoding ATP-dependent Clp protease adaptor ClpS, giving the protein MTGSGASQPSILEETEIKPTRNDGPWKVVLWDDDHHTYEYVIEMLMDVCQMTWEKAFQHAVEVDTRKKTIVFSGELEHAEFVHERILEYGPDPRMSSSKGSMTATLEQ; this is encoded by the coding sequence ATGACCGGTTCCGGAGCATCCCAACCTTCTATCTTAGAAGAAACCGAAATCAAACCAACGAGAAATGACGGCCCCTGGAAGGTCGTTTTGTGGGATGATGACCACCATACCTATGAGTACGTCATCGAGATGCTCATGGATGTTTGCCAAATGACTTGGGAAAAAGCCTTCCAACATGCAGTGGAGGTGGATACCCGTAAAAAAACCATTGTCTTTTCTGGGGAATTAGAACACGCTGAGTTTGTCCATGAAAGGATCTTGGAATACGGTCCTGACCCTCGTATGAGTTCCTCAAAAGGATCCATGACCGCAACTTTAGAACAATAA
- the metK gene encoding methionine adenosyltransferase: MSSLKNYIFTSESVSEGHPDKVCDQISDAILDAYLAQDPKSRVACETLVTTNLVVIAGEITSKGKVDTQEIARDVIRKIGYNDINMYFDADFAVVASHVHAQSPDIAQGVNEGEGLHTEQGAGDQGLMFGFAIAETPELMPAPLYYSHKLLEHLSELRHTNKIEWLRPDAKSQVTIQYEDGKPKRVDTVVISTQHKPGVTHKQIEEAVIEECIKKMIPKELLTNTRYFINPTGKFEIGGPHGDTGLTGRKIIVDTYGGMGRHGGGAFSGKDPSKVDRSAAYMGRYIAKNVVAAGLAHKCEVQLAYAIGVAQPVSVLVDTFGTGTISDEEIAKRVLANFKLTPKGIVEGLDLLGKGRKYQETAAYGHFGRTGSTFTWEKTDKAEALKKG; the protein is encoded by the coding sequence ATGTCCTCTCTTAAAAACTATATCTTCACTTCCGAGTCCGTATCTGAAGGACACCCGGACAAAGTCTGTGACCAAATTTCTGATGCCATTCTCGATGCGTATTTAGCCCAAGATCCAAAGTCCCGCGTAGCTTGTGAAACCCTAGTCACGACAAATCTTGTCGTCATCGCTGGTGAAATCACTAGTAAGGGAAAAGTAGACACACAAGAAATCGCACGAGATGTGATTCGCAAAATTGGATACAACGACATCAATATGTACTTCGATGCTGACTTTGCAGTGGTTGCTTCACACGTCCATGCACAATCTCCAGACATTGCCCAAGGGGTAAACGAAGGAGAAGGTCTTCATACAGAACAAGGTGCTGGTGACCAAGGATTGATGTTTGGATTTGCAATTGCAGAAACTCCAGAGTTAATGCCTGCTCCTCTTTATTACTCACACAAACTCCTCGAACACCTATCAGAACTTCGCCATACAAACAAAATTGAATGGTTACGACCTGATGCAAAATCACAAGTTACCATCCAATACGAAGATGGAAAACCAAAACGTGTTGATACCGTTGTTATTTCCACACAACACAAACCTGGTGTGACTCATAAACAAATCGAAGAAGCGGTTATCGAAGAGTGTATCAAAAAAATGATTCCAAAAGAATTGTTAACTAACACTCGTTATTTTATTAACCCAACAGGAAAATTTGAGATTGGTGGTCCACATGGTGATACTGGTCTAACAGGACGTAAAATCATTGTTGATACTTATGGTGGAATGGGTCGCCACGGTGGTGGTGCATTCTCTGGAAAAGATCCATCAAAAGTAGACAGATCTGCTGCTTATATGGGTCGTTACATCGCGAAAAACGTTGTTGCTGCTGGCCTTGCTCACAAATGTGAAGTACAATTGGCTTATGCAATTGGTGTTGCACAACCAGTGTCTGTTCTTGTTGATACATTTGGAACAGGAACGATTTCCGATGAAGAAATTGCAAAACGAGTGCTTGCAAATTTCAAACTCACTCCAAAAGGAATTGTAGAAGGTTTGGATCTCCTTGGAAAAGGAAGAAAATACCAAGAAACTGCTGCTTACGGCCATTTTGGTAGAACTGGTAGCACATTCACTTGGGAAAAAACTGATAAAGCAGAAGCGTTAAAAAAAGGATAA
- a CDS encoding lysophospholipid acyltransferase family protein, which yields MIPDNKQKPYSKTKYIILSFVVHFIVRVWYLFVRNQKLIIPQESTNVIEQGKDYIIAVFHETTLSLYRHATQYLKRKKKADMVALVSQSKDGEIIHQTFARSGLRSVRGSSTRGGTGAFRNILKEMKQGAVPIFTVDGPKGPRREVKPGVIVTASLTGFPILYLHSCYDRAYVFRSWDRHFFPKFGARLFIQYGKPFFVPKGLTENQIDEYAKKLQIEMQANAESLDSYVRGLFPDNSIDVPPKNETLTK from the coding sequence TTGATTCCAGATAATAAACAAAAACCATATTCCAAAACCAAATACATTATCTTAAGTTTTGTAGTTCACTTCATCGTAAGAGTTTGGTATCTTTTTGTGCGAAACCAAAAGTTGATCATCCCTCAGGAATCAACAAATGTGATCGAACAAGGAAAGGATTACATCATTGCGGTGTTTCATGAAACAACACTATCGTTGTACAGACATGCAACGCAGTACTTAAAACGAAAGAAAAAAGCGGATATGGTGGCACTTGTGTCCCAATCAAAAGATGGTGAAATCATCCACCAAACATTTGCTCGGTCGGGACTTCGTTCCGTGCGGGGTTCTTCTACTAGGGGTGGAACCGGTGCATTCCGTAATATCTTAAAGGAAATGAAACAAGGCGCAGTTCCCATTTTCACCGTGGACGGACCCAAAGGCCCAAGAAGGGAAGTAAAACCAGGTGTGATCGTGACTGCTTCTCTCACTGGATTTCCGATTTTGTACCTTCATTCTTGTTATGACCGTGCTTATGTATTTCGGAGTTGGGACCGTCATTTTTTCCCAAAATTTGGGGCCAGGCTCTTCATCCAATATGGAAAACCTTTCTTTGTTCCGAAGGGTCTCACAGAAAACCAAATCGATGAATACGCTAAAAAATTGCAGATCGAAATGCAGGCGAACGCGGAGTCGCTGGATTCTTACGTGCGTGGACTCTTTCCTGACAATTCTATTGACGTACCACCTAAAAACGAAACTTTAACCAAGTAA